One genomic window of Thermus caldifontis includes the following:
- a CDS encoding thiazole synthase, producing the protein MDTWRVGDTELKSRLILGSGKFKDFGVMREAIRASGAEVVTVAIRRVEARMPGHVGLLEALEGVRLLPNTAGAKTAEEALRIARLGRVLTGERWVKLEVIPDPTYLLPDPLETLRAAERLLEEGFVVLPYIGPDLVLAKRLAALGTATVMPLAAPIGSGWGVKTRALLELFAREKASLPPVVVDAGLGLPSQAAEVMEMGLDAVLVNTAIAEAEDPVAMAEAFRLGVEAGRKAFLAGPMRPREVASPSSPTEGVPLGGQRR; encoded by the coding sequence ATGGACACCTGGAGGGTAGGGGATACGGAGCTCAAAAGCCGCCTCATCCTGGGCTCGGGCAAGTTCAAGGACTTTGGGGTGATGCGGGAGGCCATCAGGGCTTCTGGGGCCGAGGTGGTCACCGTGGCCATCCGCCGGGTGGAGGCCAGGATGCCCGGGCACGTGGGGCTTTTGGAGGCCTTGGAGGGGGTCAGGCTTCTGCCCAACACCGCCGGGGCCAAGACCGCGGAGGAGGCCCTAAGGATTGCCCGCCTGGGCCGGGTCCTCACCGGGGAACGGTGGGTGAAGCTGGAGGTGATCCCCGACCCCACCTACCTCCTTCCCGACCCCCTGGAAACCTTGAGGGCGGCGGAGAGGCTGCTGGAAGAGGGTTTTGTGGTTCTTCCCTACATCGGGCCCGACCTGGTCCTGGCCAAAAGGCTGGCGGCGCTGGGCACGGCCACGGTCATGCCCCTGGCGGCCCCCATCGGTTCGGGCTGGGGCGTTAAGACCCGGGCCCTTTTGGAGCTCTTTGCCCGGGAAAAGGCTTCCCTGCCCCCGGTGGTGGTGGATGCGGGGCTTGGCCTGCCCTCCCAGGCGGCGGAGGTGATGGAAATGGGCCTGGATGCGGTGCTGGTCAACACCGCCATCGCCGAGGCGGAAGACCCCGTGGCCATGGCCGAGGCCTTCCGCCTCGGGGTGGAGGCGGGGAGGAAGGCCTTTTTAGCGGGTCCCATGCGGCCTAGGGAGGTTGCGAGCCCCTCGAG
- the thiS gene encoding sulfur carrier protein ThiS: MVWLNGEARPLEGKTLKEALEELGVELSRVAVLLNEEAYPGRELPHHVLKEGDVVEVVTLMQGG, encoded by the coding sequence ATGGTGTGGCTTAACGGCGAGGCCAGGCCTTTGGAGGGGAAGACGCTTAAGGAGGCCTTGGAGGAGCTGGGCGTGGAGCTATCCCGGGTGGCGGTCCTCCTCAACGAGGAGGCCTACCCGGGGCGGGAGCTTCCCCACCACGTGCTGAAGGAAGGGGATGTGGTGGAGGTGGTCACCCTCATGCAAGGAGGCTAG